In Mastacembelus armatus chromosome 5, fMasArm1.2, whole genome shotgun sequence, a single genomic region encodes these proteins:
- the mustn1a gene encoding musculoskeletal embryonic nuclear protein 1a: protein MSQPCEEDAEVQRPEVREEDLAEAKNKLGTGGPAKSKTFEVMEECEKIGKVAPSVFSGVRSGAETAFNVRSARPVRK from the exons ATGTCTCAA ccttgtgaagaagatgcagaagtGCAGCGTCCTGAAGTGAGAGAAGAGGACCTGGCCGAAGCAAAGAACAAACTGGGTACTGGTGGGCCAGCAAAGAGCAAGACATTTGAAGTAATGGAGGAGTgtg AGAAAATTGGTAAAGTTGCTCCTTCTGTCTTCAGTGGAGTGAGGTCAGGGGCAGAGACTGCTTTCAACGTGCGCTCAGCTCGACCAGTCAGGAAGTAG
- the rft1 gene encoding protein RFT1 homolog codes for MSSRDVLQSASTLASYNVLLQVMFRVLTFLLNAFTLRFVSKELIGVVNVRLTLLYSTLVFLSREAFRRACLSGGSGTSHSWRQVINLLWLTLPLGVLWATLLVCVWLWFLQVPDPQTVPYYSPAVVLFALAGVQELLAEPLWVLAQAHMFVRLKVVAESLAMIAKCSITVVLVVSARDWGLYIFSAAHLVYTGFLVLCYVVYFIRFLGSEEATKKSFPLRCVGDLLPCKTDGQPLVDWTLAQLTWSFFKQSFLKQILTEGERYVMTFLNVLSFGDQGVYDIVNNLGSMVARFIFLPIEESFYIFFAKVLERGRDVKSQKREEVAIAAEVLECLLKLVVVIGMIITVFGYAYSHLALDIYGGSLLSSGAGPTLLRCYSCYVLLLAVNGVTECFVFAAMSQAEVDKYNLVMLALSVSFLFLSYILTWWAGGVGFILANCLNMGLRILHSVRYINHYFQFSQWKPLRGLLPSPLLLLTLAVSAGVTALSESVFCCDSGWFLRLVHIGVGAVCLLGVLAAVLLTETHLVQFVRTQLLPRYRKKHT; via the exons ATGAGCTCCCGGGACGTGCTGCAGAGCGCCTCCACCTTAGCGTCGTataatgtgctgctgcag gtgatGTTCCGTGTGCTCACTTTCTTGCTGAATGCGTTCACACTGAGGTTTGTGTCCAAAGAGCTGATCGGGGTTGTCAATGTCAG GCTTACGCTGCTGTACTCCACCTTGGTGTTTCTGTCCAGAGAGGCTTTCCGCAGAGCCTGTCTGAGTGGGGGGTCAGGCACAAGCCACAGCTGGAGACAAGTCATCAATCTGCTGTGGCTGAC GTTGCCCCTGGGTGTCCTGTGGGCGACCCTGCTggtctgtgtgtggctgtggttTCTGCAGGTCCCAGATCCCCAGACTGTCCCTTACTACAGTCCTGCTGTGGTGTTGTTTGCATTGGCAGGGGTGCAGGAGCTCCTGGCCGAGCCCCTCTGGGTCCTGGCGCAGGCTCACATGTTTGTCCGCCTGAAGGTGGTTGCTGAGAGCTTAGCAATGATCGCTAAGTGCAGTATAACTGTGGTGCTGGTGGTCTCTGCCCGGGACTGGGGCCTTTACATCTTCTCTGCTGCTCAC TTGGTGTATACAGGATTCCTGGTGCTGTGTTATGTCGTTTACTTCATTCGTTTCTTGGGCTCTGAAGAGGCAACCAAGAAGAGTTTTCCTCTGCGCTGTGTTGGAGATCTGCTTCCCTGCAAAACTGATGGACAG CCACTAGTTGATTGGACTCTAGCCCAGCTCACATGGAGCTTCTTCAAGCAGTCCTTCCTGAAGCAGATCCTGACAGAGGGTGAGCGTTATGTCATGACCTTCTTGAACGTTCTCAGTTTTGGAGACCAGGGAGTTTACGATATTGTCAATAACCTGGGGTCCATGGTGGCACGGTTCATCTTCTTGCCCATCGAGGAAAGCTTCTACATCTTTTTTGCCAAAGTGCTGGAGAGAGGCCGTGATGTCAAAAGTCAGAAACGG GAAGAAGTTGCCATTGCGGCAGAGGTTCTGGAGTGTCTGCTGAAACTGGTGGTCGTGATTGGTATGATTATCACGGTGTTTGGCTATGCCTACTCCCATTTGGCTTTGGATATTTATGGTGGCTCTCTACTAAGCAGTGGTGCAG GACCCACGCTGCTCCGATGCTACAGCTGCTATGTCCTCTTGCTCGCTGTAAACGGGGTGACTGAGTGTTTTGTATTTGCTGCCATGAGCCAAGCAGAGGTTGACAA GTATAACCTGGTGATGCTGGCTCTGTCAGTGTCGTTCCTCTTCTTGTCCTACATACTGACATGGTGGGCAGGAGGTGTTGGTTTCATACTGGCCAATTGCCTTAACATGGGTCTCCGCATTTTACACAGCGTGCGTTACATAAACCACTACTTCCAGTTCAGTCAGTGGAAACCTCTGAGAGGCCTGTTGCCCTCCCCGCTCCTGCTGCTCACACTGGCCGTCAGTGCAGGTGTCACAGCACTTTCCGAG agtGTGTTCTGCTGTGACAGTGGCTGGTTTCTGCGGCTGGTTCACATCGGTGTAGGAGCAGTGTGTCTCCTTGGTGTTCTTGCAGCTGTTCTTCTCACAGAGACTCACCTTGTTCAGTTTGTGAGGACTCAGCTCTTGCCCCGGTACAGGAAGAAACACACTTAA